TCGTCGGCGCAGCACCCGTTTCTCGTGCAGGGCGACATCGCGCGCATCTTCGGCGTCACCCGCTCCCAGGTGCGGCTGCAGGTCTCCTTCCTGGGCGGCGGCTTCGGCGGCAAGTCCTACAGCAAGTTCGAGCCCCTGGTGGTGCTGCTCTCGCGCAAGGCGGGCCGTCCGGTGCGGCTGTGCCTGTCGGTGCCGGAGGCGATGGTCACTGTGCGCCGGCACGGCGCCGCCGTGAAGCTCAGGACCGGAGTGATGAACGACGGCACCCTGGTGGCGCGGCAGGCGGAGATCCGTCTCGACACCGGCGCGTTCACCGAGAACACGCGCATGGTGGCGCAGCTCGCGGCCACCCGGGTGCTGGGACCCTACCGGATCCCCCATCTCAGGAGCGACGTGTACTCGGTGCACACCAACGCCGGCTCCGCCGGCTCGTTCCGCTCGGTGGCCGCGCCCCAGACCATCTTCGCGTGCGAGTCGCAGATGGACGAGATCGCGGCGGCTCTGGGCATGGATCCGGTGGAGCTGCGGGACAGGAACCTGCTCCAGCGCGGCGAGGTCCTGCAGCCAAAGCTGCGGCCCGTGGACGTGCACCTGCATTCGAGCCTCAAGCGGCTTGTATCGAGGTCCCGCTGGCGGCGCCGCGCCCGTGACCGGAGGGCGCCGCTGGGGATGGCCTGCGGCTCCACCAACGCCGGCGGTGTGTTGCCGGTGTCGGTGGCGCTCGTGCGCCTGGGCGCGGACGGCCATGTCTCGATATTGGCCGGCAGCACCGAGATGGGGCAGGGGGTCAAGACGACGTTCACCCAGATCGTCGCCGAAGAGCTGGCGCTGCCGCGTGAGCGGGTCCGGCCCGTTCCCGTGGATACCACCGTCACGCCCTACGACCACTCCACCGGCGCCAGCCGCTCCACCACGGTCATGGGCCGGGCGGTGCTGGCCGCCGCCCGGGACCTCAAGCGGCAGTTGCGCGCCATCGCCGCCAAGTCGTTCGGTGTGACGGCCGGAAAGGTGACGTTGTCGGAGGGCCGGCTCGTTGCCGGCGAGCGGGAGATGTCCTTCACCGACGCCCTCGCCTGCCGCTTCGGCGCGGTTGCCGGCGAGATCGTCGGGCGCGGCACCATGGGGCCGGAGATGGTGGGCTGGAAGACCCCGGTGCTCTGGGAAGTGGGCATGGGAGTCGCCGAGCTGGACATCGACCGCGACACGGGCGCGCTGAAGCTGGCCAGCTACGTCTCCGTGGCCGACGTCGGCAAGGCCATCCATCCCCAGCATTGCATCGGGCAGGAGGAGGGCGCGGCGATGATGGGCATCGGTCACACCTTCATGGAGCAGATGGTGCACGACGACCACCAGTTGCTGAACCCCAACCTCGTCGACTACCGCGTGCCCAAGTTCAAGGACCTGCCGGCCGAGTATCACACGTATCTGGTGGAGAACCGCGACGGCATCGGCCCCTACGGCAGCCGCGGCATGGGCGAGGGCGGCATCTTCTCCGTGGCCCCCTCGGTGGTCAGCGCCCTGGCCCGGGCCACCGGCGTGCGCATCCGCGACCTGCCGCTGACGCCGGAGCGGGTGTGGCGGGCGTTGAGGGACGGGGAAAAGTGAAGTGGTAACGCCACACGAATCGGTCATTCCCGCGTGACAGGCTGTGTCAAAACTCCCGAGGCTACCGTCCCCCGAAGAGTCATTCCCGCGAAAGCGGGAATCCAGGGGTGGTGGGGCCGGGAAGCGCCGCTGTAGTGCCTCACCACCGCCCCTGGATTCCCGCTTTCGCGGGAATGACTCTTCGGGGTGGCAGCGGCGAAAGCGCTAGCCGTCGTCGCGTGCGCGGAGCCATCCGCGGATGCGGTCGGGGCTGAGGGGGAGGTCCTTGACTTCGATGCCGAGGGCGTTGCTGACGGCGTTGCCCAGGGCGCCGGCGGTGCCGACGATGCCGCCTTCGCCGGCGCCCTTGACGCCGAGGGGGTTGTAGGGTGAGGGGGCTTCTTCCAGCACCAGGTCGTCGATGGGCGGGACGTCGGTGCTGGTGGGCAGCAGGTAGTCCAGGAACGTGGTGGTGAGGAGCTGGCCGCCTTCGCCGTACACGAGCTCTTCCAGCACTACGCCGCCGATGCCCTGCACGGCGGCGCCGACGGTCTGGCCGCGCACCATGAGCGGGTTGACCACCCGGCCCACGTCTTCCACCACCAGGTACTTGAGCACCTCCAGCATGCCGGTCTCGGGGTCCACGGCCACGTGGGCCAGATGCACGCCGTAGGTGTGGGTGATGTTGTTGGAGTTGTAGTAGGCGGTGGCTTCGAGCTCGGGGACGCCCTGTTCGGGAGTGATGGACTCGCGCATGTGCGTCACCAGTTCGCCGAGAGGCAGCGCCGGGGCCTCGGTGCCCGTCCGGATGATGTTGCCGTCCTCCAGCGACAGACTACCCGCGTCCGCGTCCAGGTGGCGTGCCGCCGCCTCCAGGATCTTGTCCTTGAGTTGCAGCGCGGTGAGGTGCACGGCGTTGCCCGCCATGACCGTGCCGCGGCTGGCGAAGGTGCCCCAGCCGAAGGGCGAGAGGTCCGTGTTGCCGTGGAACACCGAGATGGCGTCCATGGGAACGCCCAGGGCGTCGCCGCAGATCTGTGCCATGGCGGTCTCGTGCCCTTGGCCGAGCTGGGCGATGCTCAGGAACACGCTGACGCCGCCGCCTTCGCCCACCACCATGCGCGCGCCCTCGTAGGGCTCGAGCCCGCCGGTGTTCTTGACGAAGTACGACAGGCCCACGCCGTGGTAGCGGCCGTCTTCCTGGAGTCCCCGGATGCCCTTCATCTCGTCGTATTCGAAACGCTCCAGCGCCTGCCGCAGGGCGCTGGCGTAGTCGCCGCTGTCGAGGATCGTGGGGTGGGCACTGGGCCGGGTGAAGCCGATCTCGTAAGGGATCTCCTCGGGCGTGACCAGGTTCTTGCGCCGCAGCTCCACCGGATCCAGGTCCAGATCCCGCGCCATCATGTCGAGCATGCGCTCGCGGTAGAAGCACGACTCCACCCGGCCGGGGGCGCGCAGCGTGCCGAGGCCGGTCTTGTTGGTCATGACGCAGTGGATCTTGGCCTGGTAGTTGGGGATGCGGTAGGGGCCGGTCAGGAGCGCGCCGGTGGAGCAGGGTACCAGGCCGCCGTGGGTGCGCACGTAGGCGCCCATGTCGCCGTATATCTGCGCCCGGATCGCCAGCAGCGTGCCGTCCTTGCGCGCGGCGATCTCCAGCTCGCAGGTGACCTGCCGCGAATGGTTGGCCGCCAGCAGGTGCTCGCGCCGGTCCTCGATCCATTTCACGGGAGCGCCGAGGCGCATGGTGGCGAAGGGGATCAGGAAGTCCTCCGGGTACAGTTCGCCGCGGATGCCGAAGCCGCCGCCCACGTCGTTCTCCTCGAAGTGGCACTTGTGCTCGGGCAGTTGCAGGAAGGCGGCGATGGTCTGGCGGTTCAGGTGCGGCAGCTTGGTGGCGCCGTAGACCCTGAGCTCGCCCCTGCCGCGGTCGAAGTGGGCGACGATGCCGCGGGTCTCCATGGGGTTGCCGGTGAAGCGGTGGACGCGGAACTCCTCCCGGCGGGTGTAGTCGGCCTCGGCGAAGGCCTTGTCGGCGTCGCCGATGGAGACGTGGTGCACGCCGGCCAGGTTGGTGCCGTTGTGTTCGTGCACCAGCACCTTGTCCTCCATGGCCGCGCGCACGTCCATGACCTCCTGGAGCACCTCGTAGTCCACGTCGATGGCGTCCAGCGCATCCTCGGCGAGGTAGCGGCTCTCCGCCACCGCCACGGCCACGGGCTCGCCCACGTAGCGCACCACCTCCCGCGCCAGCGACGGCTGCAGGTACTTGTCCAGTCCCGGGATCTTGTACATGCGGATGGGGACGGTGGCGTCCAGCTCGCCGATGTCCTTCAGCGTGAACACCAAGACCACCCCGGGCATGGCCTCGGCCCGGCTGGTGTCGATGTCGCGGATGCGGGCGTGGGCGTGGGGGCTGCGCAGGATGGCGGCGTGGACCATGTGGGGCAGCTTGATGTCGTCCACGTAGGTGCCCGCGCCGGTGATGAACCGGATGTCCTCGCGCCGCTTGATGGGAGCGCCGATGTATGTTTCCGCCATGGTCGAATGCTCCGTTCAGGGAAATGCGCCGATGCTATTCTACCGCTCCCCGAAAGACGTCATTCCGCGCGCCACCCCTCCTGGATTCCCGCTTTCGCGGGAATGACTCTTCAGGGTGGCGGTGCCGGTTCGTGGCCAAGTGGAGTTTTGCCACAACCAGCTTCGCGGGAATGACGTTTTCGGGCGACGGCGTCATTTCGCCTCACTCGCGGGGTTTGCCGCCTACCTCCGGGGCCGCCTGTCCGATGGCTTCGATGATGGGCTGGTAGCCGGTGCAGCGGCAGATGTTGCCGGAGATGGCCTCGCGGATTTCGGCTTCCGTGGGCTTGGGGTTCTCTTTCAGGAACGCGGTGGCGGTCATGAGGAAACCGGGGGTGCAGAAGCCGCACTGGAGCGCGTGCCGGTCCTGGAACGCCGCCTGCAGCGGGTGCAGTTGGTCGCCGTCCGCCAGCCCCTCGACGGTCTCCAGGGTCGCGCCCTCCGCCTGCACCGCCAGCAGCAGGCAGGAGCGCACCGCCTCGCCGTCCATGATCACCGTGCACGCGCCGCATACGCCGTGCTCGCACCCCAGGTGCGTGCCGGTGAGGTCCAGCTCGTTGCGCAGGAAATCCGCCAGCGTCATGCGCACTTCCACGAGCTTCTCGTACGCCTTGCCGTTCACCGTCAGGTTGAGGATGCTCTTGGTGCTCATGCGCCGCCCTCCGTGTCCCTGGCCGCCGCCGCGCGCAGCGCGCGCCGGGTGAGCACGCCGCCCACTTCCTTGCGGTAGAGTGCCGATGCGTGGATGTCGGAGTCGGGGTCCAGCTCCTCGAAGACGATGCGCTCGACTTCCTTGAGGGTGGCGTCGTCCAGGGTGGCTCCCTGGAGCCGCTGCTCGGCCTTCTCTACCCGGACGGGCCGGCCGCCGACGCCGAAAAGGATGATGCGGGCGTCCGCGCAGTTGGCGCCGTCCATGTCCGCCCACAGCGCCACGCCTACCATGGCGAAGTCGCCCTTGCGCCGGGATACCTCGTCGATGCCCCACAGGCGTCCCGCCTTCCACGCGGGTACGCGGATCTCGGTGAGCACCTCGTTGGCCTCGATGGCGGTGGCCATGTAGCCCAGGTAGAAGTCGTCCGCGCTCACCACCCGTTCGCCGCCGGCGCTGGTGAGGACGAAGTCGGCGCCCAGGGCCACGGTCACAGCCGGCAGTTCCGACGCCGGATCGGCGTGCACGAGGCTGCCGCCCACGGTGCCGCGGTTGCGGATCTGGAAGTGGCCGATCAGCGGTACCGCGGCCGCCAGCAGCGGGTTCCGCGCGGGGAAGTCGGCGTCCCGTTCCAGTGCCCGCTGGCGCGTCAGCGCGCCGATGTGGAGGCCGCCGTCGCCGTTGGCGCCGATGCCGTCGAGGCCGGATACCCGGTTCAGGTCCACGATCACGGAGGGGCGCGCCAGCCGCAGGCTCATGAGCGGCATGAGGCTCTGGCCGCCCGCCAGGACCTTGCCGTCGTCGCCGTGCTCGTTGAGCAAGCCGGCCGCCTCGTCCAGGGTTTCCGGACAATAATATTCGAAGGGTGCGGGTTTCATAGGATTGGAGGGTGCCTTATGGGTGCCCGGATTGATAGCGCAGATGACTTTCTTTGGGCTGCCTAGACGATTACCCCAGGGTTGTCAAGAATGCGCCCGCCCGCGTCACCGCGCCGTAACCCGTTCGTGGATCGCATTCACCGCGAGGTGCGCCCCGAGGACGGCGCCCTCCTGCCATCCGGGAAGACCCGTGACTTGATCGCCGGCGAAGTGGATGGCCCCGTCGGGCTTCTGAAGGGCCTCGGGTGAGGCGTGGCGTTCCCCGGGCCAGCCGCCCTTCTGGAACGGCGCGTTGAGCCAGGCTCGGCTGACCCCGGCCTCCATCTCGGCCGTATAACCGGGATGGATGCGTTCGCCTTCGGCGGCGGCGGCGCGCAGCCGCTCCGCCGGGCTCAGGGCGCTGAAGCGCAGTCCGGGCTCTTCGTCCCAGATGTAGGCGCCGACGAGAATCCCCTTGTCCCGCTGATAGCCGTAGGGCGGGTACCAGATCTGGGTGATGTCCTGGTCGGTCCACGAGGTCCCGCCGTAGATGGCGTGGTCCTCCTCCCAGAAGCGGCGGCTCTGGAAGGCCACCTTCACCGCGGACACGAACTTGATCGATTCGATGACCGCGCGGGTCTCCGCGGAAAAGTCGTTGGGGATGTCCTTCAGCACGGGCGCGGGCACCGTGCAGACGGCGAAGTCGGCGTCGACGGCTTCCCGTTCGGTCATCACGCGGACCCCCGCTGGCGTCTTGCGAATTTCCTTGACGGGGCTGTTGTAGCGAATGAGCGGACCGACGCGTTGCTCGAAGGCCTTGGTGATGGCGTCCATGCCGCCGGCGGCCTGGAACAGCGTCGGGTTCTGGTCGAGGAACTGGCTGAAGTGGAGCTTGTACTGCCAGAAGTCCGCGTTGAGGAGTTCGCTCAGGTCGAGGGGGGAGTTCACCTCTCCGGCCTTGAGGCCCGCGTGGAGCTGCTCGCCGCGATAGCCGCCGCGGCTGGAACCCTTGTACAGCCGGTCCGGATCGAGGCCGCCGTACTGGACCAGCATTTCCAGGATGCGCTCCTTGTCCTCTCCCGTCAGCTCGCTGTCCAGGGAGCCGGCGTTCACCGCCTTGACGAGCAGTTCGGCGATGTAGCCGCGGGTGTCGGTGATGACCCGGCGGCCCGCCACGGGCTTGCCGTCGAAGCGCTCCCGGTTGTGGAAGAGGGCCGCGCGGTTGTCGTTGGTGAAGACTTCCAGCTCGACGCCGAACTCCTTGCAGTAACCCAGCAGCGTTCGATGGTGGTAGGGAATGCGCGCCGGGCCAAGGTTCGCGTACAGGTGGTCGCCGCGGTCGAAGTCCACCCGCTGCCGGCCGCCGGTCTCCTCGATGACGTCGCCGCCGCGCACCGTGAGGTTGCGCCCGCCGGCGCGTCCGGTGGCCTCCAGGATCGTGCAGCGGTAACCGGCCTTGGTCAACTCGTAGGCGGCGGTCATGCCGGAGATGCCGGCGCCGAGAATGACAATGCGCTTCCCCTGGCCGGAGCCGGGAGGCAGATCGAGCGCGGCCCCCGCGCCCGCACGGCGTGCCGGAAGAGCAGCGAAAGGAGTTCACGATGAGTCGATTACAGAGGTTCCTGGTAGTTTCGTTGGTCGCGCTCTTTGTCGCGACGCTCGCGCCGGCGGCCCTGGCGGAGAGCTACAAGTTTGGTGCGTCGAAGCCGGGCGGCTCCTGGTAT
The nucleotide sequence above comes from Deltaproteobacteria bacterium. Encoded proteins:
- a CDS encoding xanthine dehydrogenase family protein molybdopterin-binding subunit; this translates as MPRSRFQHVGRNVPRVDGFDKVTGRAKYTGDIVLPGMLEGRILRSPLPHARIRAIDASRAEALGGVRAVVTAKDLSGLDPFYNGRPVVALEKVRYVGEPVAAVAADDEHIAEAALALIDVDYEELPAALGVDAALAPGAPLIHDDAPGNVCAHERVGQGDVEQGFAASDRVFEGRYTFPSVYHYSMEPHGAVARWGADSIDLWSSAQHPFLVQGDIARIFGVTRSQVRLQVSFLGGGFGGKSYSKFEPLVVLLSRKAGRPVRLCLSVPEAMVTVRRHGAAVKLRTGVMNDGTLVARQAEIRLDTGAFTENTRMVAQLAATRVLGPYRIPHLRSDVYSVHTNAGSAGSFRSVAAPQTIFACESQMDEIAAALGMDPVELRDRNLLQRGEVLQPKLRPVDVHLHSSLKRLVSRSRWRRRARDRRAPLGMACGSTNAGGVLPVSVALVRLGADGHVSILAGSTEMGQGVKTTFTQIVAEELALPRERVRPVPVDTTVTPYDHSTGASRSTTVMGRAVLAAARDLKRQLRAIAAKSFGVTAGKVTLSEGRLVAGEREMSFTDALACRFGAVAGEIVGRGTMGPEMVGWKTPVLWEVGMGVAELDIDRDTGALKLASYVSVADVGKAIHPQHCIGQEEGAAMMGIGHTFMEQMVHDDHQLLNPNLVDYRVPKFKDLPAEYHTYLVENRDGIGPYGSRGMGEGGIFSVAPSVVSALARATGVRIRDLPLTPERVWRALRDGEK
- a CDS encoding (2Fe-2S)-binding protein; the encoded protein is MSTKSILNLTVNGKAYEKLVEVRMTLADFLRNELDLTGTHLGCEHGVCGACTVIMDGEAVRSCLLLAVQAEGATLETVEGLADGDQLHPLQAAFQDRHALQCGFCTPGFLMTATAFLKENPKPTEAEIREAISGNICRCTGYQPIIEAIGQAAPEVGGKPRE
- a CDS encoding xanthine dehydrogenase family protein molybdopterin-binding subunit produces the protein MAETYIGAPIKRREDIRFITGAGTYVDDIKLPHMVHAAILRSPHAHARIRDIDTSRAEAMPGVVLVFTLKDIGELDATVPIRMYKIPGLDKYLQPSLAREVVRYVGEPVAVAVAESRYLAEDALDAIDVDYEVLQEVMDVRAAMEDKVLVHEHNGTNLAGVHHVSIGDADKAFAEADYTRREEFRVHRFTGNPMETRGIVAHFDRGRGELRVYGATKLPHLNRQTIAAFLQLPEHKCHFEENDVGGGFGIRGELYPEDFLIPFATMRLGAPVKWIEDRREHLLAANHSRQVTCELEIAARKDGTLLAIRAQIYGDMGAYVRTHGGLVPCSTGALLTGPYRIPNYQAKIHCVMTNKTGLGTLRAPGRVESCFYRERMLDMMARDLDLDPVELRRKNLVTPEEIPYEIGFTRPSAHPTILDSGDYASALRQALERFEYDEMKGIRGLQEDGRYHGVGLSYFVKNTGGLEPYEGARMVVGEGGGVSVFLSIAQLGQGHETAMAQICGDALGVPMDAISVFHGNTDLSPFGWGTFASRGTVMAGNAVHLTALQLKDKILEAAARHLDADAGSLSLEDGNIIRTGTEAPALPLGELVTHMRESITPEQGVPELEATAYYNSNNITHTYGVHLAHVAVDPETGMLEVLKYLVVEDVGRVVNPLMVRGQTVGAAVQGIGGVVLEELVYGEGGQLLTTTFLDYLLPTSTDVPPIDDLVLEEAPSPYNPLGVKGAGEGGIVGTAGALGNAVSNALGIEVKDLPLSPDRIRGWLRARDDG
- a CDS encoding xanthine dehydrogenase family protein subunit M; the protein is MKPAPFEYYCPETLDEAAGLLNEHGDDGKVLAGGQSLMPLMSLRLARPSVIVDLNRVSGLDGIGANGDGGLHIGALTRQRALERDADFPARNPLLAAAVPLIGHFQIRNRGTVGGSLVHADPASELPAVTVALGADFVLTSAGGERVVSADDFYLGYMATAIEANEVLTEIRVPAWKAGRLWGIDEVSRRKGDFAMVGVALWADMDGANCADARIILFGVGGRPVRVEKAEQRLQGATLDDATLKEVERIVFEELDPDSDIHASALYRKEVGGVLTRRALRAAAARDTEGGA
- a CDS encoding flavin monoamine oxidase family protein; the encoded protein is MLGAGISGMTAAYELTKAGYRCTILEATGRAGGRNLTVRGGDVIEETGGRQRVDFDRGDHLYANLGPARIPYHHRTLLGYCKEFGVELEVFTNDNRAALFHNRERFDGKPVAGRRVITDTRGYIAELLVKAVNAGSLDSELTGEDKERILEMLVQYGGLDPDRLYKGSSRGGYRGEQLHAGLKAGEVNSPLDLSELLNADFWQYKLHFSQFLDQNPTLFQAAGGMDAITKAFEQRVGPLIRYNSPVKEIRKTPAGVRVMTEREAVDADFAVCTVPAPVLKDIPNDFSAETRAVIESIKFVSAVKVAFQSRRFWEEDHAIYGGTSWTDQDITQIWYPPYGYQRDKGILVGAYIWDEEPGLRFSALSPAERLRAAAAEGERIHPGYTAEMEAGVSRAWLNAPFQKGGWPGERHASPEALQKPDGAIHFAGDQVTGLPGWQEGAVLGAHLAVNAIHERVTAR